In the genome of Metabacillus litoralis, the window TAAAACTTAGATTCGCTAAAATAACAAAAAAGAATACAAAATTCTACAAGAAACAACAGACTTCCTTCTGAATTTTGTTTCTTTTAATAGAAGGTTGTACAATAAAAGTAGTATTATGCTGAAAGGAAGGGAACATTATGATTGATGCCCATCTCCATCTTGATCAATATGATTTAAATAAGCTGGAATTTCATATTGATATGTGGCAAAGCCATGGGATTGAAGGCGTTGTAGCGGTTGCTACAAATTTACAATCAAGCTATAAAACATTAGAGATAAAGCTTAAGTACCCTACATTTGTACGTGCTGCGATTGGCCATCATCCAGAAGCCCCTCCATCAACTAGTAAAGACCTAGCTGAACTTCTGAACTTAATAAAAAAGGAGAAAAACCACTTGTCAGGTATTGGTGAGATTGGTCTTCCAACCTATCAAAAGGGGTCTTTATATGAAGTGTATGGTCAAGAACCATTTTGCGAACAATTAGAAGCGTGTTTAGAAATAGCAAAATCAGTAGATCTTCCTGTTGCTTTACATGCTGTTCATAACGAGTCAGAGAGGGTGCTTTTACTATTGAAAAAGCATAAAATAAAGCAGGCACATTTTCATTGGTTAAAAGCCTCGAATAAAATTGTTCAAGATATAATCTCCTGTGGGTATTATATTTCTGTTACACCAGAGGTTTGCTATCGGGAACGGGACCAGCGTCTTGTCAAAATGATCCCAATTGATCAATTATTAATTGAAACGGATGGACCTTGGAAGCATGGTGACCTCTTTCAGCACCAAGACACAACTCCTCTCTTTTTAAAGGATATCGTGGACTCCTTATCGAATATACTTTCAATATCAACTGTAAACATAAATGAAATACTATTGGCAAATACTAAAAGGCTTTATAAGTGATTCTATAGTAGTGGAGGATTTTTATGAAATTTGTTTTAGCTACAATACATAGCGAACCATTTATTGGATTATTACATGGAGAAAAAATTATTGATTTAAACAAAGCGGAACAGGAAATATTTGAAATTACTTCATTCCCAAGATCACTATTGGAATGTGTAACTTTAGGAGAAAAGTTTGTTCAAGACGTAATCCAAATTGTTGATAAAATAAAGAATGCTGATGGACATGAAGGGTATGTATATTCATTTTCGGATGTTAAAATACAAGCACCTATTCCAAGACCAACAAAAAATATATTTTGTGTAGGAAAGAACTATCGAGAACACGCAATTGAAATGGGAAGTGAAGAGGACATACCAAAGCATCTTATGATGTTTTCAAAAGCTCCAACATCTGTAATTGGTCATGAAGATGAAATTGATCCTCATCTACATATTACAAGTGAGCTCGATTATGAAGGTGAGCTTGCGGTGGTCATTGGTAAAAAAGGAAAACAAATCAAAGAAGAAGAAGCAATGAATTATGTGTTTGGCTATACAATTTTAAACGACATTACTGCTCGAAATCTTCAATCACAGCACAAACAATTTTTAATTGGCAAAAGTTTAGACACCTCTTGTCCAATGGGGCCTTATTTAGTTCATAAGTCAGCTATAAAAGATCCTTATGACTTAAGCATTAAAACAAAAGTGAATAATGAAGTGAGACAAGATGGACATACAAAAGATATGATTTTTACAATCGAGAATATTATCTCAACTCTTTCTCAAGGAACAACACTTGAGCCAGGGGATATCATTGCAACAGGAACCCCAGCTGGTGTTGGAAAAGGATTTACCCCTCCGAAGTTTCTGAAGCCAGGAGATGTAGTTGAAATTGAAGTTGAAGATATTGGGATCTTGAGAAATAAAATCATGGGATAATACATGGAAAGGGAGCCGATCATAAGGCTTCTTTTTTAGTAGATTTTTATGAACAACAGCGTTTTCAAAAAAAAGACACAAGATAATGAATGTTTACAGCTCTTTCTTTAATATTCGTCTTAAATCATGCTAAAATAAGGTTGTCTTTAACTAAGGAGGAAAAATGATGACACATGCACACATTACTACATGGGTTGTAGCGATTATTCTTTTCTTTGTTGCACATTCTTTATTTAAGTCTGGAAAAGAAAAGCCATCAAAAATTGTTCATATGGTTTTACGCTTGTTTTACATTTTAATTGTGATTACAGGTGTTATTCTTGTTACTGGTGTGTATCAGTTAGATGGGGAATACATAGCTAAAATTGTTTTAGGAATCTGGACGATCGGTGCAATGGAGATGGTTCTGGTTAGATTGAAAAAGGGAAAACCAACAAGAGTTTTCTGGATTCAATTTGTAATTGTTCTACTTTTAACAATTGTATTAGGAATGCGTCTACCTTTAGGAATTTGGAGTTTTTCTTAAAGAGTAGCGGGATAGAAGGCTGTAGATAGACTCGACTGACCATCGAGCTGTCTGCAGTTTTTTTTGTTTGGTAAGAGATGAAGACCAATACAAGGGCAGGAGTACAAAGACATGGTCTTCATGCAAGAGGTGAAGACCAAAGCAAGGGGGAAATTTAGAAGAAATGGTCTTCATACAAGAGATGAAGACCAATGCAAGTGCGAAAATCAGAAGAAATGGTCTTCATACAGGAGATGAAGACCAATGCAAGTGCGAAAATCAGAAGAAATGGTCTTCATGCAAGAGATGAAGACTAATGCAAGGGCGAAATTTAGAAGAAATGGTCTTCATGCAAGAGATGAAGACTAATGCAAGGGGGAAAATCAGAAGAAATGGTCTTCATGCAAGAGATGAAGACTAATGCAAGTGCGAAAATCAGAAGAAATGGTCTTCGTACAAGAGATGAAGACCAATGCAAGGTCAAAAATCAGAAGAAATGGTCTTCATACAGGAGATGAATGAAGACCAAAGCAAGGTCAAAATTTAGAAGAAATGGTCTTCATACAAGAGATGAAGACCAATGCAAGTGCAAAAATCAGAAGAAATGGTCTTCATACAGGAGATGAAGAACAAAGCAAGGTCAAAATTTAGAAGAAATAGTCTTCATACAGGAGATGAAGACCATTGCAAGTGCAAAAATCAGAAGAAATGGTCTTCATACAAGAGATGAAGACCAATGCAAGGTCAAAAATCAGAAGAAGTGGTCTTCATTGCTGCTGCAAAAGGAGCCTACTCCAACAAAAGTGACCAACTTCATCTAAAACTTACTACAAACAAGTCGTCTTTCACCCAAACTTGTTGTTATTTCAAACCGATCTCCTGAATGGATGCCTCTTTCAAAGTGGTGTTGAATGGCGCAGATGGAATCTTCATTATCAAATTGAAAGAAAGAAACACCTTTTTTATTGACGCGATTTTCCATAAATAATAATTGATTATACGAATAAATACAGTCGTAAGGCGAAAAGCCAAGAGAGTTTAATTGTTTGATCAATCTGACAAATGTTTCATCTTGAAGTTCCTTTAACATTTCATCTAAAGCTAAAGGTAATTTTTTTCTTATCCGCACTGTATCACCATGATTTAATGATAGCGTTCCCATGTCAGTCTTGATCTTACCTAAGCCTATCCATCTCCCCTTTGTCCACCCGGATGGATTTAAAATTTCTAGATGAGAATTTTGAATCTCATCTAATAAATGAAGCTCATCACTCATATCATCATAAATGACATACTGATCATTTGTAATTTCGATCAGTCCAGTTAAATACGAACGTTTTTGATTTAATAGTAAGTCTGTTCGTTTAATTGGAAACATACATTTTACCTCCAAATCGTTGTTACACTTGTTGTTTTGAAAAACGTTGATA includes:
- a CDS encoding DUF2777 family protein produces the protein MFPIKRTDLLLNQKRSYLTGLIEITNDQYVIYDDMSDELHLLDEIQNSHLEILNPSGWTKGRWIGLGKIKTDMGTLSLNHGDTVRIRKKLPLALDEMLKELQDETFVRLIKQLNSLGFSPYDCIYSYNQLLFMENRVNKKGVSFFQFDNEDSICAIQHHFERGIHSGDRFEITTSLGERRLVCSKF
- a CDS encoding fumarylacetoacetate hydrolase family protein; the encoded protein is MKFVLATIHSEPFIGLLHGEKIIDLNKAEQEIFEITSFPRSLLECVTLGEKFVQDVIQIVDKIKNADGHEGYVYSFSDVKIQAPIPRPTKNIFCVGKNYREHAIEMGSEEDIPKHLMMFSKAPTSVIGHEDEIDPHLHITSELDYEGELAVVIGKKGKQIKEEEAMNYVFGYTILNDITARNLQSQHKQFLIGKSLDTSCPMGPYLVHKSAIKDPYDLSIKTKVNNEVRQDGHTKDMIFTIENIISTLSQGTTLEPGDIIATGTPAGVGKGFTPPKFLKPGDVVEIEVEDIGILRNKIMG
- a CDS encoding TatD family hydrolase; translated protein: MIDAHLHLDQYDLNKLEFHIDMWQSHGIEGVVAVATNLQSSYKTLEIKLKYPTFVRAAIGHHPEAPPSTSKDLAELLNLIKKEKNHLSGIGEIGLPTYQKGSLYEVYGQEPFCEQLEACLEIAKSVDLPVALHAVHNESERVLLLLKKHKIKQAHFHWLKASNKIVQDIISCGYYISVTPEVCYRERDQRLVKMIPIDQLLIETDGPWKHGDLFQHQDTTPLFLKDIVDSLSNILSISTVNINEILLANTKRLYK
- a CDS encoding YisL family protein → MTHAHITTWVVAIILFFVAHSLFKSGKEKPSKIVHMVLRLFYILIVITGVILVTGVYQLDGEYIAKIVLGIWTIGAMEMVLVRLKKGKPTRVFWIQFVIVLLLTIVLGMRLPLGIWSFS